One Planctomycetia bacterium genomic window carries:
- the ftsH gene encoding ATP-dependent zinc metalloprotease FtsH produces MENQRPENPTRPPADGPRMPSLLARAIPFLLISVILGALLFTQFSARNEIDYSFFWDQLDKGNVAELQIRGNVLVGKFKAPPANPNPEKPTKIGEAPAVLPEVFEVTTYITALEVLEKKLNEKGVPYRYVTPTNDNTTFMLFSIALTILLVGGFWFLLRKTRDQIVGGGILSGFSKSPARRYEEGKQRTTFEDVAGLEGVKNDLQELVEFLKNPAKFQRLGARIPKGTLLMGPPGTGKTLLAKAVAGEAGVPFFAINGSEFIQMFVGVGASRVRDMFKTAKDAAPCILFIDEIDAVGRVRGAGLGGGHDEREQTLNQILSEMDGFTPTETVIVVAATNRPDVLDPALLRPGRFDRHITVDRPTLKGRIALFKVHSREVPLADDVDLQRLGAGTVGMTGADIRNLVNEAALWATRQDKAHVEMEDFEYARDKVMMGSTREDILSGKEKLMTAYHEAGHALLAWIIPGADRVHKVTVVPRGRALGVTQLLPEEDRYNIGERELHARLSFMMGGRAAEKLVFDEYSAGAEDDLKRATQMARRMVTHWGMSERLGPVAYRSSEENPFLGKEFHEQREFSEQTAHTIDEEVARFLHQAADRAKSVLEEHRDKLDRIALELERREILLDTDIEALIGPPLRPDADEKHGAHVNGALAAAKQRGDGT; encoded by the coding sequence TTTTGCTGATCAGCGTGATCCTGGGCGCGTTGCTGTTTACGCAGTTCAGCGCGCGCAACGAGATCGACTACTCATTCTTTTGGGATCAACTGGATAAGGGCAACGTCGCTGAACTGCAAATTCGCGGCAACGTGCTAGTCGGCAAGTTCAAGGCGCCCCCGGCGAATCCGAACCCGGAAAAACCGACCAAGATCGGCGAAGCGCCGGCCGTGTTGCCGGAAGTCTTCGAGGTCACGACGTACATCACGGCGCTCGAGGTGCTGGAGAAAAAGCTGAACGAGAAGGGCGTGCCGTACCGGTATGTGACGCCGACGAACGACAACACGACGTTCATGCTGTTTTCGATCGCGCTCACGATCTTGCTCGTCGGCGGCTTCTGGTTTCTGCTCCGCAAAACGCGCGATCAGATCGTGGGGGGCGGCATTCTCTCGGGATTCTCCAAGAGCCCCGCACGGCGCTATGAAGAAGGCAAGCAGCGCACCACCTTCGAGGACGTCGCCGGCCTGGAAGGCGTGAAAAACGACCTGCAGGAGCTGGTCGAGTTCCTGAAGAACCCGGCGAAGTTTCAACGACTCGGGGCGCGCATCCCCAAGGGCACGCTCCTGATGGGCCCGCCGGGTACTGGCAAGACGTTGCTCGCCAAGGCGGTGGCTGGCGAGGCGGGCGTGCCGTTCTTCGCCATCAACGGTTCGGAGTTCATCCAGATGTTCGTGGGCGTCGGCGCCAGCCGGGTCCGCGATATGTTCAAGACTGCCAAGGACGCCGCGCCGTGTATCTTGTTCATCGACGAAATCGACGCCGTCGGCCGTGTTCGCGGCGCCGGGCTGGGCGGCGGGCATGACGAGCGCGAACAAACGCTCAACCAAATCCTCAGCGAGATGGACGGCTTCACGCCGACCGAAACGGTGATCGTCGTCGCGGCCACCAATCGCCCGGACGTGCTCGACCCGGCGCTGTTACGTCCCGGTCGATTTGATCGCCACATCACGGTCGATCGCCCAACGCTCAAAGGGCGCATCGCGCTGTTTAAGGTTCACTCGCGCGAAGTGCCGCTCGCCGACGACGTCGATCTCCAACGCCTGGGCGCCGGCACCGTCGGCATGACGGGCGCCGATATTCGCAATCTCGTCAACGAAGCCGCACTCTGGGCCACTCGGCAAGACAAGGCCCACGTCGAGATGGAGGATTTCGAGTACGCCCGCGACAAAGTCATGATGGGCTCGACGCGCGAGGACATTCTGTCCGGCAAGGAAAAGCTGATGACCGCCTATCACGAGGCGGGACACGCATTGCTGGCCTGGATCATCCCCGGCGCGGATCGCGTGCATAAAGTCACCGTCGTGCCCCGTGGTCGCGCACTGGGCGTGACGCAACTCTTGCCGGAAGAAGATCGTTACAACATCGGCGAACGCGAACTGCACGCGCGCCTCTCGTTCATGATGGGCGGCCGCGCGGCGGAGAAGCTGGTCTTTGACGAATACAGCGCCGGCGCGGAAGACGACCTCAAGCGCGCCACGCAAATGGCCCGCCGCATGGTCACGCACTGGGGCATGAGCGAACGCCTCGGCCCGGTGGCTTATCGCTCCAGCGAAGAAAACCCGTTCCTCGGCAAGGAATTCCATGAGCAACGGGAATTTAGCGAGCAAACGGCGCACACCATCGACGAAGAAGTCGCCCGGTTTCTACACCAGGCCGCCGATCGCGCCAAAAGCGTGCTGGAAGAACACCGCGACAAACTCGATCGCATCGCACTCGAACTGGAACGGCGCGAAATCCTCCTCGACACGGACATCGAAGCCCTCATCGGCCCGCCCTTACGGCCGGACGCGGATGAAAAGCATGGGGCGCACGTAAACGGGGCGCTGGCGGCGGCGAAGCAGCGTGGGGATGGGACTTAG
- a CDS encoding Fic family protein: MRAGRLALQPTGYRAFIPADLPPSPAVVLDESLQRLLSQTDRALGRLDGVASVLPNADLFVAMYVRHEAVLSSQIEGTQSTLEDVVEFDIDDSNRERPKDIEEVVNYVGAMNYGLGRLATLPLSLRLVREIHGKLLAGVRGSERSPGEFRTSQNWIGPAGCLLKDADFVPPPPAEMTAALHAFEGFLRNESSLPILLHCGLMHAQFETIHPFLDGNGRVGRLLITLLLCEREVLRLPLSYLSYYFKARRAEYYDRLTAIRNGGDWEGWLKFFLQGVFEVSQGATETSREILDLREKHRNLIGQKQRSSAFGTRLLDYLFRQPIVSVRMAEEHLNCSYLTASNLIDEMVELGVLSEITGRKRNRHFRYEAYWSLFDRQLLRSEP, translated from the coding sequence ATGCGCGCCGGCCGTCTCGCACTTCAGCCTACGGGATATAGAGCCTTTATCCCTGCGGATTTGCCGCCTTCTCCAGCCGTTGTCCTCGACGAGTCATTGCAACGCCTGCTGTCCCAGACAGACCGAGCTCTCGGCCGGTTGGACGGCGTCGCTTCGGTGCTCCCGAATGCGGACCTTTTCGTGGCAATGTACGTGCGACATGAAGCAGTATTGAGCTCCCAAATTGAAGGAACCCAGAGCACGCTGGAGGACGTCGTTGAATTCGACATCGACGACAGCAACCGCGAACGACCGAAGGACATTGAGGAGGTTGTGAATTATGTCGGGGCGATGAACTACGGTCTTGGTCGTCTCGCAACACTGCCTTTGTCACTCCGGCTAGTGCGCGAGATTCACGGAAAGCTATTGGCCGGCGTACGTGGTTCCGAACGCAGTCCAGGCGAGTTTCGCACCAGTCAAAACTGGATCGGACCCGCTGGCTGCTTGCTAAAGGACGCGGATTTCGTTCCGCCGCCGCCCGCGGAAATGACAGCGGCCCTGCATGCCTTCGAAGGCTTCCTGCGAAACGAATCGTCGTTGCCCATCCTGCTGCATTGCGGACTGATGCACGCCCAATTCGAGACCATTCATCCGTTTCTCGACGGGAACGGTCGCGTAGGTCGCTTGCTGATCACGCTATTGCTGTGCGAGCGTGAAGTACTTCGGCTGCCGCTGTCGTATTTGAGCTATTACTTCAAAGCCCGCAGAGCCGAGTACTATGACCGTCTTACGGCAATTCGCAACGGCGGCGATTGGGAAGGATGGCTGAAATTCTTTCTGCAAGGCGTTTTTGAGGTGAGCCAAGGGGCTACTGAGACTTCAAGAGAAATCCTGGACCTTCGGGAAAAGCATCGCAATCTCATCGGCCAAAAACAGCGATCAAGCGCATTCGGCACACGGCTACTGGACTATCTGTTTCGACAGCCGATCGTGTCGGTGCGCATGGCGGAAGAACACTTGAACTGTTCGTACCTTACCGCTTCGAACCTAATTGATGAGATGGTCGAACTTGGCGTCCTGTCCGAGATCACCGGCCGCAAAAGAAACCGCCACTTTCGCTACGAAGCGTATTGGAGCCTGTTCGATCGTCAACTCTTGCGTTCCGAGCCATAA
- the ilvN gene encoding acetolactate synthase small subunit — protein sequence MKRHVLSAVVQNVPGVLAHVSGMLASRGYNIQSLAVGETEDANLSRMTFVVKASDEQLEQVRKQLEKIVTVVHVDDISSQDYVERDLMLLKVKAPAGGGRSEVRELAGIFRGRIVDVGQDAVMVEISGQERKIEAFIDLMRPFGILEVVRTGRIAMVRSREANGEKESNDS from the coding sequence GTGAAGCGTCATGTCTTATCCGCCGTCGTCCAAAATGTGCCGGGCGTCCTGGCGCATGTGTCCGGGATGCTGGCCTCGCGCGGGTACAACATCCAGAGTTTGGCCGTCGGCGAGACGGAGGACGCCAACCTCTCGCGGATGACCTTCGTGGTCAAAGCCAGCGACGAGCAACTGGAACAGGTCCGCAAGCAGCTCGAGAAAATCGTCACCGTCGTCCACGTGGACGACATCAGTTCGCAGGACTACGTCGAGCGCGACCTGATGCTGCTCAAGGTCAAAGCCCCGGCCGGCGGAGGCCGCAGCGAAGTCCGCGAATTGGCCGGCATTTTCCGCGGCCGCATCGTCGACGTCGGGCAGGACGCCGTGATGGTCGAAATCTCCGGCCAGGAACGCAAGATCGAAGCCTTCATCGACCTGATGCGACCCTTCGGCATCCTGGAAGTGGTCCGCACCGGCCGTATCGCCATGGTCCGCAGCCGCGAAGCCAACGGCGAGAAAGAGTCCAACGACTCGTAA
- the ilvC gene encoding ketol-acid reductoisomerase yields MPATIYYDKDADLAVLKGKTISIVGYGSQGHAHAQNLRDSGLTVVVGQRPGGPNYDLAVSHGFKPVSAEEATEKGDLVNILVPDELQGDLYRASIRPKLKPGKVLMCSHGFNIHFGQVEPPPGVDALLVAPKGPGHLVRSEFEKGGGVPCLIALSPGASDETRRMGLAYAKGIGGTRGGVIETSFAEETETDLFGEQVVLCGGVSALVKAGYETLVEAGYQPEMAYFECMHELKLIVDLFYQGGLNYMRYSVSNTAEYGDYTRGPRIITDQTKAEMKKILKEIQNGEFARDWMLENKANAPSFKATRRREREHPIEVVGKQLRRLMTWIKSKEV; encoded by the coding sequence ATGCCCGCCACGATTTACTACGACAAAGACGCTGATCTCGCCGTGCTCAAAGGGAAGACCATTTCCATCGTCGGATATGGTTCCCAAGGGCACGCCCACGCTCAAAACCTGCGCGACAGCGGACTGACCGTCGTCGTCGGGCAGCGCCCCGGCGGGCCGAACTACGATCTCGCGGTGAGCCACGGCTTCAAGCCGGTTTCGGCCGAGGAAGCGACCGAGAAGGGCGACCTCGTCAACATTCTCGTTCCCGACGAGTTGCAAGGCGACCTGTACCGTGCGTCGATCCGCCCCAAGCTCAAGCCGGGCAAAGTGCTGATGTGCTCGCACGGATTTAACATCCACTTCGGCCAGGTCGAACCGCCCCCGGGCGTCGACGCGTTGCTGGTCGCTCCCAAGGGCCCCGGTCACCTGGTGCGGAGCGAGTTCGAAAAGGGAGGCGGCGTCCCGTGCTTGATCGCCCTCAGCCCCGGCGCCAGCGATGAAACCCGCCGCATGGGCCTGGCCTACGCCAAGGGCATCGGCGGCACGCGCGGCGGCGTGATTGAAACCAGCTTCGCCGAGGAAACCGAAACCGATCTCTTCGGTGAGCAAGTCGTCCTCTGCGGCGGCGTCAGCGCCTTGGTGAAGGCCGGCTATGAAACGCTGGTCGAAGCCGGCTACCAGCCCGAAATGGCCTATTTCGAGTGTATGCACGAATTGAAGTTGATCGTCGACCTGTTCTACCAGGGCGGCCTCAACTACATGCGCTACAGCGTCTCGAACACCGCCGAGTATGGCGACTACACCCGCGGCCCGCGGATCATCACCGACCAGACCAAGGCGGAGATGAAGAAGATTCTCAAGGAAATCCAAAACGGCGAATTCGCCCGCGACTGGATGCTGGAAAACAAAGCCAACGCGCCGTCCTTCAAGGCCACCCGTCGCCGCGAACGCGAACATCCGATCGAAGTCGTCGGCAAGCAACTGCGCCGGCTGATGACTTGGATCAAGTCGAAGGAAGTTTGA
- the aroH gene encoding chorismate mutase yields MRCRGVRGATTVPENSREEVLKATRELLALMIRRNDIEAGDVASAIFSTTTDLNAEFPALAARQLGWYDVALLCTHELDVPGSLRRCIRILLHWNTEKRAEEIMHVYVRDAVALRPDRSKYPEVDWAELEAWIAEHLNEQGQPKK; encoded by the coding sequence ATGCGTTGCCGGGGCGTGCGCGGGGCCACTACGGTGCCGGAGAATAGTCGCGAGGAAGTCCTTAAGGCGACGCGGGAGCTGCTGGCGCTGATGATCCGCCGCAACGACATCGAGGCCGGCGACGTGGCGAGCGCCATCTTCAGCACGACCACCGATCTAAACGCGGAGTTCCCCGCGCTCGCGGCGCGTCAGCTCGGCTGGTACGACGTGGCGCTGCTTTGCACGCATGAGCTCGATGTGCCGGGCTCGCTGCGGCGCTGCATCCGCATCCTGTTGCACTGGAATACGGAGAAGCGCGCCGAGGAGATCATGCACGTTTACGTGCGCGACGCGGTGGCGCTGCGGCCCGACCGCTCGAAGTATCCCGAAGTGGATTGGGCCGAGCTCGAAGCCTGGATCGCCGAGCATCTCAACGAGCAAGGGCAACCGAAGAAGTAG